The Acidianus infernus genome window below encodes:
- a CDS encoding DNA double-strand break repair nuclease NurA encodes MSSTIIRLASSNKCAFNLKISAIDGSLHEINSDEGTISFVIAGAVNFTLNQGRLNYLNSIIETRICNSKGEEIMRELEYKLANEINADIIFMDRKFSMDKKLGMQIPKNSIGIVKDFNREEVNINEEPPWITINKEEDFYTGYYKITSWIFRYETNLDNLELLQCLIYNLSQEPIPEALGYNYPLFLADKLVKYYRDKYAKVLDFTSNKELSRYRDFRRIVEHVRRFV; translated from the coding sequence GTGTCAAGCACGATTATTAGATTAGCTAGCTCAAATAAATGTGCTTTCAATTTAAAGATCTCAGCAATAGATGGAAGTTTACATGAGATAAATAGTGACGAAGGAACAATCTCTTTCGTAATTGCTGGGGCAGTTAATTTTACTCTAAATCAAGGGAGACTGAATTACTTGAACAGTATAATAGAAACGAGAATATGCAATTCAAAAGGAGAAGAAATTATGAGAGAACTAGAATATAAACTAGCTAATGAAATTAATGCAGACATAATTTTTATGGATAGAAAATTTTCTATGGATAAGAAACTAGGTATGCAGATTCCTAAGAATTCTATAGGCATAGTTAAGGATTTTAATAGAGAAGAAGTCAATATAAATGAAGAACCTCCTTGGATTACAATAAATAAAGAGGAGGACTTCTACACTGGATACTATAAAATTACAAGTTGGATTTTTAGATATGAAACAAATTTAGATAATCTAGAACTGCTTCAATGCTTAATTTATAATCTATCACAAGAGCCAATTCCAGAAGCGTTAGGATATAATTATCCGTTATTTTTAGCAGACAAACTTGTGAAATATTACCGAGATAAGTATGCAAAGGTTTTAGATTTTACAAGTAACAAGGAATTATCTAGATATAGGGATTTTAGAAGGATTGTTGAACATGTCAGAAGGTTTGTTTGA